The Sphingopyxis sp. TUF1 genome segment TCGATCCTGCCATGGAGATCGAAATCCTGGCCGAAGAGGGCGCCGGCGTCGCCGCGGGCAGCGATTTGATGCGCCTGTCGGGCAATGCGCGCGCGATGTTGACCGCCGAACGGTCGGCGCTCAACACCGTGCAGCATCTGTCGGGCATTGCGACGATGACGTGTCAATATGTCGACGCGATCGCGGGAACCGGCGCGACGTTGCTCGACACGCGTAAGACGATCCCCGGCCTTCGCGTGCTGGAAAAATATGCGACGCGGATGGGCGGCGCGAAGAATCACCGGATGGGGCTGTGGGATGCGGCGATGATCAAGGACAATCACGTCGCCGTCGCGGGGTCGGTCGAGGAGGCGGTGCGGCGTGCGGTCGCGGCGGGAATTGCGGACATCATCGTCGAGGTCGACCGCGTGGCGCAGGTCGAACCGGCGCTGAAGGCCGGGGCGACGCATTTGTTGCTCGACAATATGAGCCTCGAAGAGCTGCGCCAATGCGTCGTGCTGGTGGACGGTGAAGTACCGACCGAAGCGTCGGGCGGGGTGCGGCTCGACACGATCCGCGACATCGCCGAAACGGGCGTTACCTATGTTTCGGTCGGTCGCCTCACCCAATCGGCGCCCGCGGCCGACATCGGGCTCGATTTTGCGCTGGCTTAGCGCCGCCGCACTGGCGCTCGCGCCCGCCGCAGCGCAAGCACAAGCGCTTGCCTGTTCGTTGCCCGACCGGATTCTCGTGCCGCGGATCGAACAGCCGCCGCGGGGCGAGCCGGTTCGGCGGCCACCCATCACCGGCCATCTGCTGGCGATGAGCTGGTCGCCGCAACATTGTGCGGGGGTCCGTGATTCCAAAGGCGCGCGCGACGGCTTTCAATGTTCGGGAGAGAATGGCCGCTTTGGCTGGGTGCTGCACGGGCTTTGGCCCGAAACCGACAATGCGGGCTATCCGCAATGGTGCCGCCCGGCCAAGATCGTGCCGCAGCCGGTGCTGAGAAAGCATTTGTGCATGACGCCGTCGGTGCAGCTGATCCAGCATGAATGGGCGAAGCATGGAACGTGCATGAGCCCGAATCCGGCCGCCTATTTTCGCGCTGCCGAGCTGCTGTTTCGCGCGGTCCGTTTTCCGGAGATGAAGATACTCGCGGCGCGGCGGCAGACCGCGGGCGGCATTCGCTCTGCGTTTGCCGCGGTCAATCGGGGCATCACACCGGCGATGATTGCAGTGACATCCGATCGGGCGGGATGGCTGAAGGAAGTTCGACTGTGTCTGGGGCCCAGAATGCGCCCCGCACCGTGCAAATCGTTCCAGAAGGGGGTGCAGGATGGCCGGCAACTCCGTGTTCGGCCAATGCCGCGTGGTTAGCAGTTAAACGTCCCGCATCGGGACGGCGCTGCCGTTAACGATCTTTTAACCTTACCGACTCGTTAACATGGGCCTAGCCTTGGGTGCATGGATTCGGGCGATCATATCAATATTCGCGGCCGCGTGCGGGAACATGGCGCGCGGCGGCTGACGATCGCGCGGATGAACGCGCCCAAGGATTGGCAGGGCGAACTGCGCACGGCGCTGGCGGCACATCGCGAGCCGGTGACGATCTTTTCGAATAATGACTTCCGATTGTTTCTTCAGAGCTTCGCGATCTTTTTTACGGCGACGATGCTGTTCGTGATGTGAGGCGCAGGGCGTCCGGGTCGTTCAGCGTTGAAGCAATGGATCCCGGATCAAGTCCGGGATGACGGATAGCTCGAAACGATCGATTGGGGACATCTGATCCTCCCTGTCGCGCAGCGATGGGGAGGGGGACCGCCGCGAAGCGGTGGTGGAGGGGCGGCAACGTCGCGTTATTGCCCCTCCGTCAGCGCTTCGCGCTGCCACCTCCCCATGGCTGCGCCACAGGGAGGATTAATGGCAGTCCTCCCAAAAAAAGCCGCTATCGCATTTTGTGACTGCCCGGGTCTCGGAGCCTCAGGCAATCAAAGTACGCCACCCGCGCGGTCAATCGCGCTGTTGCAGGCTAACCACCGCTTCGATGGGCAGGGCGGCGTAGACATGTGGAAAGAGGTCGCCGCCGCGGGCCGGTTCCCAGCGCACTGCATCGCCGAGCTGGACCAGGTCGACCTCGACGATCCTCAGGCAGCCTTGCCCCGCAAAATATTTGGCGATCGTTGCTTCCAGCTGGTCCGCGGTCGACAGGTGGATATAGCCGTCCTCAATGTCCACGGGAGCGCCGCGGAATACGCGTTCACGCTCGAAATCCGTCCATTGCTGGGCGGTCAGCACCTTGAAGGCAGTGGCCGGTCTCATCATTCGGACGGTGCTTCGCTAGTCGGCGCTTCGACCGCCGTTTCCTGAACGCCCTCTGCATCCTCGTCCTCCTCGATCAGCGCGGCCGAGACGACATGTTCGTCTTTGGCGACGTCGAACAGGCGAACGCCCGCACTGCCGCGGCCGATGACGCGCATCGAACCGAGCCCCATGCGGATCAGCTTCGCCTGATCGGTGACGAGCATCAGCTGATGCTCCTTCGTCGCCGGGAAGCTCGCGACAACCGGGCCGTTGCGGGCGATATTGTCGATGTTGGTAATCCCTTGGCCGCCGCGGCCGGTGCGGCGATATTCATAAGCCGAGGACAGCTTGCCATAGCCGTTGGCGCAGACGGTCAGGATGAACTGTTCGCGCGCGGCCAGCTCGGCCATGCGGGCCTCGTCCAAGGTTGGGGCGTTCTCGTTATCTTTCCACGGCGCGGCGCGCAGATAGGCTTCGCGCTCGTCACTGCTGGTGCCGACGCGGTGGAGGATCGACAGCGAGATGACCTCGTCGCCATCGGCAAGGCGCATCCCGCGCACCCCCGTCGAATTGCGGCTCTGGAATTCGCGAACATCATCGCCGGCAAAGCGGATCGCCTTGCCCTGCCGCGTCGCGAGCAGCACATCGTCGCTTTCGTCGAGCAGCGCGACGCCGATCAGCCGGTCGTCCTCGTCCTCGCCCTCGAACTTCATGGCAATCTTGCCGTTCGACGGCACGTTGGTGAAGGCGTCCATGCTGTTGCGGCGTACGCTGCCCTTCGCCGTGGCGAACATGACGTGCAGCTTGCCCCACTCGGCCTCGTCCTCGGGCAGCGGCAGCACGGTCGAGATCGTCTCGCCGGTCGCGAGCGGCAGCAGGTTGACCATCGGCCGCCCGCGCGTCGCGGGCCCGCCTTCGGGCAGGCGCCACACTTTCATGCGATAGACTTTGCCCGCGGTCGAGAAGAAGAGGACGGGCGTGTGCGTCGAGGTGACGAACAATTCCGTGACGACATCCTCGTCCTTCGTCGCCATGCCCGCGCGGCCCTTGCCGCCGCGGCGCTGGGCGCGGAAGGTGTCGAGCGGAGTGCGCTTGATATAGCCGTCCATCGTGACGGTGACGACCATCTCCTCGCGCTCGATGAGATCTTCGTCGTCGATGCCGTCGGCGGCGGGAGCGACGAGCGTCTTGCGCGGGGTTGCAAACTCGTCGCGCACTGCGACCAGTTCCTCGCGCATCACCCCATAGAGTTTTACGCGGTCCGCGAGGATCGAAAGCAGCTCCTCAATTTCGGTCGCCAACTCCTCGAGTTCCTTGCCGATTTCGTCGCGGCCGAGCGCGGTAAGGCGGTGGAGGCGAAGGTCGAGAATTGCCTTAACCTGCACTTCGGACAAGCGATAGATCGCGGCTTCCTCCATCTCGCCTTCGATCGCTTCGACGAGGCGGATATAGGGCGCGATTTCGCCGATCGGCCATTCACGCGCGAGCAGCGCTTCGCGCGCGGCGGCGGGCGAGTTCGAGCCGCGGATGATGCGGACGACTTCGTCGAGGTTGCTTACCGCGACGACGAGGCCGAGCAAGATGTGCGCGCGGTCGCGTGCCTTGGCGAGCTCGAACTTGCAGCGGCGGGTGATGACCTCTTCGCGGAAGGTGATGAAGGCCGAAAGAATATCCTTCAGCCCCATCATTTCGGGGCGGCCGCCGCGGATCGCGAGCATGTTCGCGGGGAAGCTCGACTGCGCGGGGGTGTGACGCCACAGCTGGTTAAGCACAACCTCGGCGGTCGCGTCGCGCTTCAGTTCGATGACGACGCGCACGCCCTCGCGGTTCGATTCGTCGCGGATGTCGGCGACGCCCTCGATCCTCTTGTCGCGTGCCGCCTCGGCGATCTTCTCGACTAGGCCCGACTTGCCGACCTGAAAGGGAATCGACGTCAAAACAATCGACTGGCGGTCGTTCCTGCCTTCCTCGATGATGTGCGTCGCGCGCATCATGATCGAGCCGCGGCCGGTGGCATAGGCGTTGCGCGCGCCGCCCTGACCCAGCATCATCGCGCCGGTCGGGAAGTCGGGACCGGGGACGATCGCCATCAATTCTTCGAGGGTCAGCGGTTCGCCGCCCTCGAGCTGGCGGTCGATCATCGCGAGCGTCGCATCGACGACTTCACCGAGGTTGTGCGGCGGAATGTTGGTCGCCATACCGACCGCGATGCCGCCCGCGCCGTTGACGAGCAAATTGGGGAAGCGCGCGGGAAGCACGGTCGGCTCCTCGCGGCTCGCGTCATAGTTGGGCTGGAAGTCGACCGTATCCTTGTCGAGATCGTTCAGCAGCACCATCGCGGTCTTGGCCAGGCGCGCCTCGGTGTAGCGCATCGACGCCGGCGGATCGGGGTCCATCGAACCGAAATTGCCCTGACCGTCGATCAAGGGCACGCGCAGCGACCAGTCCTGCGTCATGCGCGCGAGCGCGTCGTAGATCGCGCTGTCGCCGTGCGGGTGATAATTACCCATGACGTCGCCGACGATCTTCGCCGATTTCTTGTACGGGCGGCCGGGGACGAAGCCGCCTTCCTGCGCCGCATAAAGGATGCGGCGGTGGACGGGCTTCAGGCCGTCGCGCACGTCGGGCAGCGCGCGGCTGACGATCACGCTCATCGCATAATCGAGGTACGACGTCTTCATTTCGTCGACGATATTGATCGGCGAAACGCCGTCCTCGGACGGCTGCACAGGCGTATTTTCTTCGGTCAAGACCCGGCCTTTTTTCTGCTTATCGGGAGATGGGTTTGGCCTAGCCCATGGCGCGACGAATTGCCAGTGATTCGGGCGATTTTCAGGGAATGATTTCGCTGCCGTCCCATGCGAAAATTCGCCCCGATTGGGCGGGTGTCAGCGCATCGATCGTGCGCAGCAGGTTGGCCGCCGCGTCGGGCGGCGTCACGAGCGCCGCGGGCGGCACCGCGCGCTGGAACGGCCGCGACATCACCGTGTCGACCGTGCCGGGGTGCAAGGCGACGACCACCGCGTCCGGATTGCGCCGCGCCTCGGCGATCGCGAAGCTGCGGACGAGCTGGTTGAGCGCGGCTTTCGACGCGCGATAGCTGAACCAGCCGCCGCTGCGGTTGTCGCCGATGCTGCCGACCCGCGCCGACAGGGCGGCAAATATGGTGCGTCCATGGCGGGGCAGCAGCGGCAGGAAATGGCGCGCGACCAGCGCCGGGCCGATCGTGTTGACCTCAAAATTGCGCGCCATCCATGCGGGATCGATGTCGGACAGGCTGCGTTCGGGCCGATGGCCGTCGGCGTGGAGAAGGCCTGTCGCGACGATGACGAGGCGGGGCGGTGCGCCGCTCGCCGCGACCATTGCCGCCGCCGCGGCGACGGAATCCGCGTCGGTGATGTCGACCGTCAGCGGCGCGGGCGCCGATCGGGCAAGGCGGTGGATGGCGTCATGGCGTCCATCGGCCGCAAGCGCGTCGGCCAAAGCCGCGCCGATGCCGCCCGCTGCGCCGATCACCACCGCCGATCCCCGGTCCGTCATGGGGGCCACGCCTATCATGCGCAGCCGGGCCGGAACAAGCGATGCTTGCCAAAGCCGCGGGCCGCCATAATAGGTTGAACCGTGCATTTCTTGCTGCCCCTTGCCCGCCTATGGCCCTGATCGCGCTCGTCGGCGCCAGCGAGACCCTGTCCGACGGCGGCTTACGCGCGCTCGTCACCGTCGCGGGCGAAACGCTGATCGAGCGGCAGGCGGCGCGCCTTGCCGACGTTGGGGTCACGCACATCGCCGTCGCGGTCGCCGCGGTGCCGGCCGACCTGCTCGCCGTGTGCGACCGGATTCGTAGCCGGGGATTGAAAGTGACGCCGGTGCGCGCGGCGAGCGACCTTGTGCCGCTGGTCGAGGCCGATGATCAGATCCTGCTGGTCGCCGATGGCCTGCGCGCCGGGGGAACGCATTATGCCGCGATCGCGAAGCCGGGCTCGCCAGCGATCCTCGTGACCGGCGACACCGTGCTGACGCAGGGGTTCGAGCGGATCGACGCGACGCGGCGCTGGGGCGGGCTGGCTTCGGTTTCGCAGCCGATGGTCGCCGAGCTCGCCGCGATGCCCGGCGAATGGGACATGATGCTCACCTTGCTGCGGCTTGCCGTGCAGGCGGGCGCACGGCGGCTCTATTGCGAGCCGGCGCTGTTCGAACAGGGCGAGATTGCGATCGTTGCCGATCGCCCGACCGCGGTGCTGATCGAGCAATCGAGTCTGCAGAGGGTCGAGTATGGCGGCATGGGGCTGGGGCGCTCGGCGATCATGATGCCGCTGGTGCGGCTCGCCGGACCGCTGCTCGTCAAATCGCCGAATACGGCGCGTTTCCTGCCGCATGTCACCGCGTTGCTGTGGCTGGGGGTCGCTTTGCTGGCTGCCAGCGGATTGGCGGCGGCGGGCACGCTTGCCGCGATCTTGGGCGGGCTCGGGCTCGCGGCGATGCGTTTCCTGGCGGCGTTTCGCGCCGAAAGTGCGGCGCAGGATCGCGCGCGCGCGGTCATCCGCGGTTTTGCGCTCGTCCTGCTTGCCGGTTTCCCGTGGCTGCTGGCGCTCGGTGCGGGCCGCGCGATACCGTCTTTTGCAGAGGCCGCGCTAGCGCCGTGCCTCGCTGCGGCGATCCTGCTTGCACGAGCCCTGTACGAAGATCTGGGCGCTCGGCGGCGGTTCCACTGGCTCCTTCCCGACGCCGATCAGGCATGGATCATGCTGGCGCCCGCATTGCTGATCGGGGTCGCGCCGCTGATGTTCGCGATCCTGCCACTGCTCGCACTGTTCCAGAATCTGCTCTGGCTCCGCCTCGCGCGGCGGCCTGAGGCCCAGTAAAACAACGTCCTTCAAGGTTTAAGGCCTATTAACGCCAAGCTGCTATTGGCGGGTGCGCATGAGTGAACCGCTCTCCTTTCCTGGCGTCGAACCGCCGTCACCGACGCTGTCCGCGCGCCTGGGCGAACTGGCGGACTATTTTGCCGCGCCCGCCGCGGGGCGGCTGACCGAGGAACAGCGCGCGCTTTCGCTGGGAATCGCGCGGCGGCTGGTCGCAGAGGTGGCGGAACTGATCGATCCAGCGGTCGATTTCGGCGGACTGTGGACCGAATGGCTGCGCAGCGGAGTGCCGGGCGCCGCGCGGCTTGCCGGCATCTGCTTCGGGCGGGCTGAGGAGCATCGCTGGCGGGCGCTGTCAGCCGAGCGAGCAATTCCGGTCCCGCTGGCCCCCGAGTCCGATGAAGAAGATGCGGCGACCGAGGTGGCCGGCCCGATGACGGCGCGCGACCGCGCCTATCTGGCATTGCGCATCGCCGACCGGCGGCGTTTCGACGCCTATGGGCAGCCGAAGCTGGCGGTCGCCGACCTCGACAGCGAGATTTTCCGCGCGCTCCTCCACGATGTCGCGGGCTGGCAGCTGGCCGCGGTCAGTATCGATACCGGCCGCGCGGCGGATCTGGGCGATGCTGTGCGCAAGGCTGTCGAGCGGCAGTCCGAGGCGCCAGGGATGACCGCGGCGGCGATAGCCTATCATGACGCCGTGGAGGACGCGCTGCCGGACGCCGCGCGCGCAGCCATTGCCGCGCATGACTGGCCGGCGCTGATTGCGCTGGCCGCGGCGGCGCAGCGACGAGGCTATGCCGATACGGCGCTGGCGCTCGTCACCGCCGAGACCGCTGCGCTGCCGTCGCTGCTTGCCCCGCTGAGGCTCGACCGCGATGCGCTCGCGCCGCTCGAGGCGTCGCTGGCGATGCTGCCGGCGCGGGCGGTGAGCGATAGTCACGGCTTTGCTGGGGAGGCAGGGCGATGAACGATCGCGTCATCCGCGGCCGTGTCGATCAGTCGGGCGCGCTGGTGAGCGCAGATGCGCCGCTGCTGCGGCTGCAACAGCGCGCCGGGGCAGGGCTCGGCAAGCCGATCGCGCTGCCGCACCTCGCGCGGCTCGTCGCGCTGTCGCAGCGATTGCTTCGCGACATCAGCCGGCCGCTTTATGCCGCCGACGACCATAGCGACATCCACGCGCTGGTGCGGATCACGCCCGATGCCGAGGGCGCGAGCATCGAGATCAGCGACTGGCGCGCGCGCGCGGTGACGCCGCCGCACATTCCGCCGGTCGCCGACGAGACGACCCTCATCGACGGATGGTCGTGGGAATGCGATCCGCAGTTGCGCCTCGTCGC includes the following:
- the gyrA gene encoding DNA gyrase subunit A; protein product: MTEENTPVQPSEDGVSPINIVDEMKTSYLDYAMSVIVSRALPDVRDGLKPVHRRILYAAQEGGFVPGRPYKKSAKIVGDVMGNYHPHGDSAIYDALARMTQDWSLRVPLIDGQGNFGSMDPDPPASMRYTEARLAKTAMVLLNDLDKDTVDFQPNYDASREEPTVLPARFPNLLVNGAGGIAVGMATNIPPHNLGEVVDATLAMIDRQLEGGEPLTLEELMAIVPGPDFPTGAMMLGQGGARNAYATGRGSIMMRATHIIEEGRNDRQSIVLTSIPFQVGKSGLVEKIAEAARDKRIEGVADIRDESNREGVRVVIELKRDATAEVVLNQLWRHTPAQSSFPANMLAIRGGRPEMMGLKDILSAFITFREEVITRRCKFELAKARDRAHILLGLVVAVSNLDEVVRIIRGSNSPAAAREALLAREWPIGEIAPYIRLVEAIEGEMEEAAIYRLSEVQVKAILDLRLHRLTALGRDEIGKELEELATEIEELLSILADRVKLYGVMREELVAVRDEFATPRKTLVAPAADGIDDEDLIEREEMVVTVTMDGYIKRTPLDTFRAQRRGGKGRAGMATKDEDVVTELFVTSTHTPVLFFSTAGKVYRMKVWRLPEGGPATRGRPMVNLLPLATGETISTVLPLPEDEAEWGKLHVMFATAKGSVRRNSMDAFTNVPSNGKIAMKFEGEDEDDRLIGVALLDESDDVLLATRQGKAIRFAGDDVREFQSRNSTGVRGMRLADGDEVISLSILHRVGTSSDEREAYLRAAPWKDNENAPTLDEARMAELAAREQFILTVCANGYGKLSSAYEYRRTGRGGQGITNIDNIARNGPVVASFPATKEHQLMLVTDQAKLIRMGLGSMRVIGRGSAGVRLFDVAKDEHVVSAALIEEDEDAEGVQETAVEAPTSEAPSE
- a CDS encoding DUF952 domain-containing protein yields the protein MMRPATAFKVLTAQQWTDFERERVFRGAPVDIEDGYIHLSTADQLEATIAKYFAGQGCLRIVEVDLVQLGDAVRWEPARGGDLFPHVYAALPIEAVVSLQQRD
- a CDS encoding SDR family NAD(P)-dependent oxidoreductase; the protein is MTDRGSAVVIGAAGGIGAALADALAADGRHDAIHRLARSAPAPLTVDITDADSVAAAAAMVAASGAPPRLVIVATGLLHADGHRPERSLSDIDPAWMARNFEVNTIGPALVARHFLPLLPRHGRTIFAALSARVGSIGDNRSGGWFSYRASKAALNQLVRSFAIAEARRNPDAVVVALHPGTVDTVMSRPFQRAVPPAALVTPPDAAANLLRTIDALTPAQSGRIFAWDGSEIIP
- a CDS encoding ribonuclease T2 family protein — protein: MRWLSAAALALAPAAAQAQALACSLPDRILVPRIEQPPRGEPVRRPPITGHLLAMSWSPQHCAGVRDSKGARDGFQCSGENGRFGWVLHGLWPETDNAGYPQWCRPAKIVPQPVLRKHLCMTPSVQLIQHEWAKHGTCMSPNPAAYFRAAELLFRAVRFPEMKILAARRQTAGGIRSAFAAVNRGITPAMIAVTSDRAGWLKEVRLCLGPRMRPAPCKSFQKGVQDGRQLRVRPMPRG
- the nadC gene encoding carboxylating nicotinate-nucleotide diphosphorylase, with protein sequence MTQFSLPDFDLDAFVRATFAEDLGVGGDITSMAVIPADARFGGLMDSRDAIIVAGLPIAEAFFRALDPAMEIEILAEEGAGVAAGSDLMRLSGNARAMLTAERSALNTVQHLSGIATMTCQYVDAIAGTGATLLDTRKTIPGLRVLEKYATRMGGAKNHRMGLWDAAMIKDNHVAVAGSVEEAVRRAVAAGIADIIVEVDRVAQVEPALKAGATHLLLDNMSLEELRQCVVLVDGEVPTEASGGVRLDTIRDIAETGVTYVSVGRLTQSAPAADIGLDFALA